A genomic window from Prunus persica cultivar Lovell chromosome G2, Prunus_persica_NCBIv2, whole genome shotgun sequence includes:
- the LOC18787416 gene encoding uncharacterized protein LOC18787416: protein MVICNCQMRITVLKVAMMMMILSMKVMDTVKRLKPGFLDYDFVLKEKPPQEPAADASAETKTKFANWEKANKMAMLIMQRAMSSSVKGSIPKSKNAQQYYEAIAQRFKESEKAVKSTLLNQLIDMKYDGQGYVRAHIMNLIDLGPKLQELDMTVDEDMMVHFALNSLPKEFKSLKETYIAQKES from the exons ATGGTGATATGCAACTGTCAAATGAGAATAACAGTTTTGAAGGTAgccatgatgatgatgattttgagcATGAAAGTAATGGATACAGTGAAGAGGCTGAAGCCAG GCTTTCTGGATTACGATTTTGTGCTCAAAGAGAAACCTCCTCAAGAACCAGCTGCAGATGCTTCTGCTGAAACAAAGACTAAGTTTGCCAACTGGGAAAAGGCAAACAAGATGGCTATGTTAATCATGCAAAGGGCTATGTCTTCATCAGTGAAAGGAAGTATTCCTAAATCTAAGAATGCACAGCAATACTATGAGGCAATTGCACAGAGGTTTAAGGAATCCGAAAAAGCTGTCAAGAGTACCTTGCTGAATCAATTGATTGATATGAAATATGATGGGCAAGGTTATGTGAGAGCTCATATCATGAACTTGATTGACTTAGGGCCAAAACTACAGGAATTGGATATGACAGTAGATGAAGATATGATGGTCCATTTTGCACTAAATTCATTGCCTAAAGAATTTAAATCTCTCAAGGAAACCTACATTGCTCAGAAGGAATCATAG